A single region of the Solwaraspora sp. WMMD791 genome encodes:
- a CDS encoding amino acid ABC transporter ATP-binding protein has product MTTSAAGPDTLMVYAENVHKSFGSLDVLNGVDLAVRPGEVCCVIGPSGSGKSTFLRCINHLEKIDAGRIWVDGALVGYRQRGGKLHELPAREVAAQRRSIGMVFQRFNLFPHMSALANVMEAPLRVRGEPKAAVRERAVALLDRVGLADRAHAYPGQLSGGQQQRVAIARALAMRPKVMLFDEPTSALDPELVGEVLDVMRDLAQDGMTMIVVTHEIGFAREVGDALVFMDGGVVVEAGVPREVLADPRHERTRAFLSKVL; this is encoded by the coding sequence ATGACCACGTCGGCCGCCGGGCCGGACACCCTGATGGTGTACGCCGAGAACGTGCACAAGTCGTTCGGGTCGCTGGACGTGCTCAACGGCGTGGACCTGGCGGTACGCCCCGGTGAGGTGTGCTGTGTGATCGGGCCGTCCGGCTCGGGCAAGTCGACCTTCCTGCGCTGCATCAACCACCTGGAGAAGATCGACGCCGGGCGGATCTGGGTGGACGGGGCACTGGTCGGCTACCGGCAGCGGGGCGGCAAGCTGCACGAGTTGCCGGCCCGGGAGGTGGCCGCGCAGCGGCGGAGCATCGGCATGGTGTTCCAGCGGTTCAACCTCTTCCCGCACATGAGCGCCCTGGCGAACGTGATGGAGGCGCCGCTGCGGGTCCGCGGGGAGCCGAAGGCGGCGGTCCGCGAGCGTGCGGTGGCGCTGCTGGACCGGGTCGGCCTGGCCGACCGGGCGCACGCGTACCCGGGTCAGCTCTCCGGTGGTCAGCAGCAGCGGGTGGCGATCGCGCGCGCGTTGGCGATGCGGCCGAAGGTGATGCTCTTCGACGAGCCGACCAGCGCCTTGGATCCCGAACTCGTCGGTGAGGTCCTGGACGTGATGCGGGACCTGGCGCAGGACGGGATGACGATGATCGTGGTGACCCACGAGATCGGCTTCGCCCGGGAGGTCGGCGACGCGCTGGTGTTCATGGACGGCGGGGTGGTGGTCGAGGCCGGCGTGCCCCGCGAGGTGCTCGCCGACCCGCGGCACGAGCGGACCCGGGCGTTCCTGAGCAAGGTCCTCTGA
- a CDS encoding amino acid ABC transporter permease, whose translation MNPSTGPDGTPPSGPDPAGEVPSGPLRARPDPIRAVPVRRPGRWVAIGVLAVLAAMFVHLLVSNDRFQWAFMVDNMFRPPIIEGVRTTITMTLLAMLIGVAVGVLVAVMRLSGNPILAGVAWLYTWFFRAVPRVVLLVLFGNLGILWERLEFGLPFDRQLGALFGVTDFEARIWGFDARTAISGFVAGLLGLALSEAAYMAEIVRAGIGSVDPGQAEACAALGMSQGLTLRRVVLPQAMRVIVPPTGNETIAMLKDTSLLAFVPVTNELFFQLSAVGSRTFQVFPMLVAACLWYLALTSVLMVGQSFVERRFSRGVGAAAAKGSR comes from the coding sequence ATGAACCCCTCCACCGGCCCGGACGGCACCCCGCCGTCCGGGCCGGACCCGGCCGGCGAGGTGCCGTCCGGGCCGCTCCGGGCCCGTCCGGATCCGATCAGAGCGGTGCCGGTACGGCGACCGGGCCGCTGGGTGGCGATCGGCGTGCTCGCCGTGCTCGCCGCGATGTTCGTCCACCTGCTGGTCAGCAACGACCGCTTCCAGTGGGCGTTCATGGTCGACAACATGTTCCGGCCGCCGATCATCGAAGGCGTCCGGACCACCATCACGATGACGCTGCTCGCGATGCTGATCGGCGTCGCCGTCGGGGTACTGGTCGCGGTGATGCGGCTGTCCGGCAATCCGATCCTGGCCGGGGTCGCCTGGCTCTACACCTGGTTCTTCCGGGCGGTGCCCCGGGTGGTGCTGCTGGTCCTCTTCGGCAACCTCGGCATCCTGTGGGAGCGGCTGGAGTTCGGGCTGCCGTTCGACCGGCAGCTCGGTGCGCTGTTCGGCGTGACCGACTTCGAGGCCCGGATCTGGGGCTTCGACGCCCGGACCGCGATCAGCGGGTTCGTGGCCGGTCTGCTCGGGCTGGCGCTGTCCGAGGCGGCCTACATGGCGGAGATCGTCCGGGCCGGGATCGGCTCGGTCGACCCCGGTCAGGCCGAGGCCTGCGCCGCGCTCGGCATGAGCCAGGGCCTGACCCTGCGCCGGGTGGTGCTGCCGCAGGCGATGCGGGTGATCGTGCCGCCGACCGGCAACGAGACGATAGCGATGCTCAAGGACACCTCGCTGCTGGCCTTCGTACCGGTGACCAACGAGCTGTTCTTCCAGCTGTCGGCGGTCGGGTCCCGGACCTTCCAGGTCTTTCCGATGCTGGTCGCCGCCTGCCTGTGGTACCTGGCGCTGACCAGCGTGCTGATGGTCGGCCAGTCCTTCGTCGAACGGCGGTTCTCCCGCGGTGTCGGCGCCGCCGCTGCGAAAGGGTCCCGATGA